From Stigmatopora nigra isolate UIUO_SnigA chromosome 5, RoL_Snig_1.1, whole genome shotgun sequence, a single genomic window includes:
- the LOC144196717 gene encoding WD repeat-containing protein 47-like → MVAEELINIKEAEVVKLVLDFLTSKKLHISMLALEKESGIINGLYSDDMLFLRQLILDGQWDEVMQFIQPLEGLHTFDKKRFHYIIQKQQFLEALCVNNAISAAEDHQNLELTMQEAVKCLHNLEESCPSKEDYSKLCLLLTLPRLTHHAEFKEWNPSTARVHCFEEACVMVAEFIPADRKLSEAGFRASGNRLFQLLIKGILYECCVEFCQSKATGEAITESEVLLGVDLLSGNGCDELDLSLLSWLQNLSASAFSCAFEQKTLNIHVDRLVKPSKAGHADLLTPLINRLSPCPSSPFRRRPHSADTYMSRSLNPALDGLSHGLAAQDKRGMEVNMKSALSRSLVENHVHQLDDSPEKKLLSEGPKLTRTPLAPGKDGGTAGTETVERLDSTEHMQEYYRQRMRVQQHLEQKQQQKHLYQQMLLEGGVKPVDGKQKNLTETFLSRSIQKLEEMNIGIDGDKITHLDQLCNGVGDDTSTSNTTNPRIIQEAKPGGSSSSHSLQHATESPVSASTEMVGGPVQDDSSSRVTHCATKQPGKYKTQFIRVNQLEDTQAVRSVAFHPSGSLYAVGSNSKTLRVCAYPDTLPIRTQESVKQPVVRFRRNKHHKGSIYCVAWSPCGQLLATGSNDKYVKVLPFNAESCNATGPDLEFSMHDGTIRDLAFMEGPDSGGSFLISAGAGDCNIYTTDCHRGQGLHALNGHTGHILTLYTWGGWMITSGSQDKTVRFWDLRVPSCVRVVGTTLHGSGSAVVSVAVDPSSRLLATGQEDSTCMLYDIRGGRIVQTYRPHSSDIRSVRFSPGAHHLLTGSYDNKIIISDLQGDLTKPLPQTLAGEHLDKVIQCRWHPKDRTFISSSADRTVVLWAPSL, encoded by the exons ATGGTTGCAGAGGAGTTAATCAACATCAAGGAGGCCGAAGTGGTCAAGTTGGTCCTGGACTTTCTTACCTCTAAGAAGCTGCACATCAGCATGTTGGCCTTGGAGAAGGAAAGTGGCATCATTAATGGTCTCTACTCCGATGACATGCTCTTTCTCAG GCAGCTAATTCTGGATGGTCAGTGGGATGAAGTGATGCAATTCATCCAGCCTCTAGAAGGGTTGCACACATTTGACAAGAAAAG GTTTCATTATATCATTCAGAAGCAGCAGTTTCTTGAAGCTCTGTGTGTAAATAATGCCATATCTGCAGCTGAAGATCACCAAAAT CTAGAGCTCACCATGCAAGAAGCTGTCAAGTGCCTGCACAACCTGGAGGAATCCTGCCCATCTAAAGAAGACTACAGCAAACTATGTCTTCTCCTCACACTGCCTCGCCTCACCCACCATGCTGAGTTCAAGGAGTGGAACCCAAGTACGGCGCGCGTCCACTGTTTTGAGGAGGCATGTGTAATGGTCGCCGAGTTCATTCCAGCAGACAGAAAGCTTAGTGAAGCAGGCTTCCGAGCTAGCGGGAACCGCTTGTTCCAGCTACTCATCAAAGGGATCCTTTATGAGTGCTGTGTTGAATTCTGCCAG AGCAAAGCAACTGGAGAAGCAATAACAGAGAGCGAGGTACTACTCGGCGTAGACTTGCTCAGCGGCAATGGTTGTGATGAATTGGATCTCTCACTGCTTTCCTGGCTGCAGAATCTATCTGCTAGTGCATTTTCATGTGCCTTTGAACAAAAGACTCTCAATATCCATGTTGACCGCCTTGTGAAGCCCAGTAAGGCTGGCCACGCTGACCTTCTCACGCCTCTAATCAATCGCCTTTCTCCTTGCCCTTCTTCACCGTTCCGCCGGAGGCCTCACTCAGCTGACACTTACATGTCCAGATCTCTGAACCCAGCTCTGGATGGACTGTCACACGGCTTGGCAGCCCAAGACAAAAGAGGCATGGAGGTCAACATGAAATCAGCTTTAAGTCGAAGCTTGGTGGAGAATCATGTACATCAACTGGATGATTCCCCTGAGAA AAAGCTCCTATCGGAAGGGCCAAAGCTAACACGGACTCCTCTGGCTCCTGGGAAAGATGGTGGAACAGCAGGCACAGAAACAGTTGAG CGCCTTGATTCGACGGAGCACATGCAGGAGTACTACAGGCAACGTATGCGTGTGCAGCAGCATCTGGAGCAGAAGCAACAACAGAAGCATCTCTACCAGCAGATGCTGCTTGAGGGCGGGGTGAAACCAGTcgatggaaaacaaaaaaacctcacTGAAACCTTCCTCTCTCG ATCCATTCAGAAACTTGAGGAAATGAACATTGGCATTGACGGTGACAAGATCACACATCTGGACCAGTTGTGTAATGGTGTGGGAGATGACACCAGTACATCAAACACCACTAATCCAAGGATAATACAAGAGGCAAAACCTGGTGGTTCAAGCAGCAGTCATTCCCTGCAACATGCCACTGAATCCCCAGTTTCTGCAAG CACTGAGATGGTTGGAGGTCCAGTGCAAGATGATTCTAGTAGCCGTGTGACACATTGTGCAACCAAGCAG CCAGGAAAATATAAAACCCAGTTTATCAGAGTGAACCAGCTTGAAGACACACAGGCAGTACGATCTGTGGCGTTCCATCCTTCAGGATCCCTTTATGCCGTTGGTTCCAACTCCAAAACTCTTCGAGTGTGCGCCTACCCTGACACCCTACCAATCAG AACTCAAGAATCTGTCAAGCAGCCGGTGGTCCGCTTCAGAAGGAATAAACACCACAAAGGTAGTATTTATTGTGTTGCTTGGAGCCCCTGTGGACAGCTTTTGGCAACTGGCTCCAATGACAAATATGTCAAAGTTCTACCTTTCAATGCGGAGAGCTGCAATGCGACAG GTCCTGATCTGGAGTTCAGCATGCATGATGGAACCATTAGGGACTTAGCTTTCATGGAGGGTCCTGACAGTGGAGGGTCTTTCTTGATAAGTGCAGGAGCTGGAGACTGCAACATCTACACTACTGACTGCCATAGAGGGCAGGGCCTTCATGCTTTAAATGGGCACACTG GTCACATTTTGACTCTTTACACCTGGGGAGGTTGGATGATCACATCAGGATCTCAGGACAAAACAGTCCGCTTCTGGGACCTTCGGGTTCCAAGTTGTGTACGTGTTGTGGGTACAACCCTGCATGGCTCTG GAAGTGCGGTAGTTTCAGTGGCGGTAGATCCCAGCAGCCGTCTGCTTGCCACTGGCCAAGAGGACAGCACTTGCATGCTGTATGACATCAGAGGAGGCCGAATAGTCCAGACATACCGCCCCCATAGCAGTGACATTCGTTCAGTACGCTTCTCCCCTGGAGCCCATCATCTTCTTACTGGTTCCTATGACAACAAAATCATCATCAGTGATCTACAAG GTGACCTAACAAAACCACTTCCACAGACTTTGGCAGGGGAACACTTGGACAAAGTGATTCAGTGTCGATGGCATCCCAAAGACCGAACTTTTATCTCTTCTTCTGCTGATCGGACTGTTGTCCTTTGGGCTCCCAGCCTCTGA
- the lim2.2 gene encoding lens intrinsic membrane protein 2.2 codes for MLYTLAGGGTLCGVASLVLLIVSTATDFWMHYRYSGSSANQGLWKFCINHKCHAHTVTVAFWDATRAFMLLAVLSCFIGVVLGLSAFTNGTKNKRVRMGGIALVLSGFLAFLALSIYTGVTVTFFGKRFLDWRFSWSYIIGWVAIILAFAAGVFQLCAFQRTSVQHSPSNAPDS; via the exons ATGCTATACACTCTGGCCGGAGGAGGCACGCTGTGCGGTGTGGCATCACTAGTGCTCCTAATCGTCTCCACGGCGACCGACTTCTGGATGCATTATCGCTATTCGGGTAGCTCAGCTAATCAGGGCCTTTGGAAGTTTTGCATCAACCACAAATGCCACGCCCACACCGTCACTGTAG CCTTTTGGGATGCCACCCGGGCCTTCATGTTGCTAGCTGTGCTCAGCTGTTTTATTGGCGTGGTCCTAGGTCTGAGTGCCTTCACCAATGGTACCAAGAACAAGAGGGTCCGCATGGGTGGGATTGCCCTTGTCCTCTCAg GTTTTCTGGCTTTCCTGGCTCTCTCCATCTATACGGGAGTAACAGTCACTTTTTTTGGAAAACGCTTCTTGGACTGGCGATTTTCATGGTCCTACATCATTGGCTGGGTAGCAATCATTCTGGCTTTTGCAGCAG GTGTCTTTCAGCTCTGCGCTTTCCAGCGAACAAGTGTGCAACATTCTCCTTCAAATGCCCCTGACAGTTGA